CTTTGGGAAGTTCTTCTATCATCGTCTGTAACTCTTGCAACGTACCCGTAAAGAGTTTTTCTTCAGGATGGGTCAGCTTATAGGCAATGATCCCCTGCCGCTCCTTACCCAGAATCATTTGCATGTCTCTGAGAAATGCCTCTAATCTATATGGTGCTTCCAGAAAGAGATAATCAACATCGGCTTCTCTTTTGAGTTTCTTCAGTTCTATGATCCGTTCTTCTTTATTTGCCGGCAAAAAACCATAGTAATGGAAGCTCTGTTTCTTCCTCCCTGCAATCATCAGAGCAGCCATGATAGAAGATGCTCCCGGTACAGAAAAGACCGGAATTTGATAATAATGACATTGATAAACCAGTTTACTCCCCGGATCAGCAAAGAGAGGGGTGCCGTTATCCGATATCAGGGCAGCTGTCATTTTTTTGGTAAGAAGCTTCTCTAAGAGGATCTTGCTCTGCTTAACTTCATTATGCTCGTTTAATAGTTCCAGCGGTTTCTCGATCCCGTATTTCTTCAGGAAAGTCAACCCGACCTTTCGTTCTTCGCAGATTATCAGATCAACTTTGCTGAGTATAGCCAGTGCTCGGAGTGAGATATCTCCGGGATTACCGATATCGGTAGCGATGACATATAATCCTGCTCTTAACTCCTGTCGGAGCAATTCTTCAAGAATTTCTCCTATCTTAGTCATTTTTAATGACATAGACTATTTCGCCGCGATAGTTCTTTCTGTAATACTGGATGAGTCCAATGATGACCAGCAGCACTGTCGTTATCAGACCAAGTAGACTCATTATCAAACTTATGCGATAACTTGCCGGTTCAAATCTCATCTCCAAAAGATGTTCGCCAGGAGGTATGACTACCCCTCTGAGAATATGATTGACCGGTATAATCTCAACTTTACTCCCGTTCAGATAGGCGTTCCAACCGGCAGGATAATAGATCTCACTGA
This window of the Candidatus Cloacimonadota bacterium genome carries:
- a CDS encoding 16S rRNA (cytidine(1402)-2'-O)-methyltransferase produces the protein MSLKMTKIGEILEELLRQELRAGLYVIATDIGNPGDISLRALAILSKVDLIICEERKVGLTFLKKYGIEKPLELLNEHNEVKQSKILLEKLLTKKMTAALISDNGTPLFADPGSKLVYQCHYYQIPVFSVPGASSIMAALMIAGRKKQSFHYYGFLPANKEERIIELKKLKREADVDYLFLEAPYRLEAFLRDMQMILGKERQGIIAYKLTHPEEKLFTGTLQELQTMIEELPK